One part of the Nitrospinota bacterium genome encodes these proteins:
- a CDS encoding type II toxin-antitoxin system HicB family antitoxin — translation MRQVLVYRGEDGFWIAECPSLPGCISQGETRDEAITNVRDAIEGYIEVLREDGVPVPEEKFDAILIAV, via the coding sequence ATGAGACAAGTCCTGGTTTATCGCGGGGAGGATGGATTCTGGATCGCCGAATGCCCCAGCCTTCCCGGTTGCATTTCTCAAGGCGAGACAAGGGACGAAGCCATCACCAACGTCCGCGACGCCATCGAAGGGTATATAGAAGTTTTACGGGAGGATGGGGTTCCGGTTCCTGAAGAGAAATTTGACGCGATACTTATTGCGGTATGA
- a CDS encoding nucleotidyltransferase domain-containing protein, giving the protein MQTISPSTLDEITRRLVDEFHPLKIILFGSQAAGEADEDSDVDIMVVAETDLPAQERFCAASKSLADYPFAFDVIIKTPEEFRRGKSVVNHIVYFADKYGKVVYERRDG; this is encoded by the coding sequence ATGCAAACCATCTCCCCCTCAACCCTCGACGAAATCACACGCCGCCTCGTGGACGAGTTCCATCCGCTTAAAATCATCCTGTTCGGTTCGCAGGCGGCTGGCGAAGCCGATGAAGACAGTGATGTGGACATCATGGTCGTGGCTGAAACAGATTTGCCGGCGCAAGAAAGATTTTGCGCCGCTTCCAAATCTCTTGCGGATTATCCTTTCGCCTTTGATGTCATTATAAAGACTCCGGAGGAATTCCGGCGCGGCAAATCGGTGGTGAATCACATCGTTTATTTCGCCGACAAATACGGCAAAGTGGTCTATGAACGAAGAGACGGCTGA
- a CDS encoding HEPN domain-containing protein — translation MNEETADAVRQWLAKAESDIRTVEILLPDAACPRDVVCFHCQQYVEKLLKALLTLHGIEAPKTHNLRRLIQLAVSNVPELNDLIDDSDRLTEHGVTCRYPDDWREIGTEEMEQMIRLARKFGAILVPKLNA, via the coding sequence ATGAACGAAGAGACGGCTGACGCCGTGCGCCAATGGCTGGCCAAGGCGGAAAGCGACATCCGGACTGTTGAAATATTGTTGCCCGACGCCGCCTGTCCCCGCGACGTAGTATGTTTTCATTGCCAGCAATATGTTGAAAAGCTGCTCAAGGCATTATTGACGTTGCATGGAATCGAAGCTCCGAAGACCCACAATTTGAGGCGCCTTATTCAATTGGCCGTGTCGAACGTTCCAGAACTCAACGATCTGATTGATGATTCCGACAGACTGACGGAACATGGAGTGACATGCAGGTATCCGGATGACTGGCGGGAAATTGGAACCGAAGAAATGGAGCAGATGATCCGCCTGGCAAGGAAATTTGGCGCAATACTTGTTCCGAAGCTCAACGCATAG
- a CDS encoding cofactor-independent phosphoglycerate mutase — MSSKKYVILLGDGMPDWPSAEHDNKTPLMMAHTPNMDRLAREGSAGSVMTTPDGFEPGSDVTNMSIMGYDPAQYYTGRAPLEAAAMGVKLGPDDVAFRTNLVTLRLDTEGVIMDDFSAGHIETDDAREIVADLQKEMGDDTVSFHPGVSYRHLMVWKNGVSDFKLTPPHDISDKPVNGHLPTGPGSDKLLDLMNHSQMFLKNHKVNARRKAAGKKEANSVWFWGQGKAPSMPTMKQREGLSGAMISAVDLMRGIGSYAGLEIIKVPGATGWIDTNYEGKAQACLDALKHVDFVFVHVESPDESGHAGSWDYKVQAISDFDKRIVGPIVEGLKAMGDYRVMVLSDHPTPVAHKTHTLEKVVFAVYPAIDNVHADQFDERIRESSPLKFESGVELWKYFRNG; from the coding sequence ATGAGTTCGAAAAAATACGTTATCCTGCTCGGCGACGGGATGCCGGACTGGCCAAGCGCGGAGCATGACAATAAAACGCCGCTTATGATGGCCCATACGCCCAATATGGACAGGCTGGCCCGGGAGGGTTCCGCTGGGTCGGTGATGACCACTCCCGATGGATTCGAGCCGGGGTCGGACGTGACCAACATGAGCATCATGGGCTATGACCCGGCGCAATACTACACCGGCCGCGCCCCGCTGGAGGCTGCTGCCATGGGAGTGAAACTCGGCCCGGACGACGTGGCGTTCCGCACGAACCTTGTCACCCTGCGGCTGGACACGGAGGGGGTGATAATGGACGATTTCTCCGCCGGGCATATCGAGACGGACGATGCGCGGGAGATCGTGGCCGATCTGCAAAAAGAAATGGGGGACGATACTGTGTCGTTCCATCCCGGCGTGTCATACCGCCACCTGATGGTGTGGAAAAACGGCGTCAGCGATTTTAAGCTGACCCCGCCTCATGACATATCGGACAAACCGGTGAACGGCCATCTGCCAACCGGCCCCGGGTCGGACAAGCTTTTGGACCTTATGAACCATTCGCAGATGTTTTTGAAGAACCACAAGGTGAACGCCCGCCGCAAGGCCGCCGGTAAAAAAGAGGCGAACAGCGTGTGGTTCTGGGGGCAGGGGAAGGCGCCTTCCATGCCGACGATGAAACAGCGCGAAGGGCTTTCCGGCGCGATGATAAGCGCGGTGGACCTTATGCGCGGCATCGGCTCGTACGCCGGGCTTGAAATTATAAAAGTCCCCGGCGCCACAGGCTGGATAGACACGAACTATGAAGGCAAAGCCCAAGCCTGCCTCGACGCTTTGAAACATGTGGATTTCGTGTTCGTCCATGTGGAATCGCCGGACGAGTCCGGCCATGCCGGATCGTGGGACTACAAGGTGCAGGCCATATCCGATTTTGACAAGCGGATTGTCGGCCCCATCGTGGAAGGGCTGAAGGCCATGGGAGATTACCGCGTGATGGTATTGTCCGACCATCCCACCCCCGTGGCGCACAAGACCCATACGCTGGAGAAAGTGGTCTTTGCTGTCTATCCGGCGATAGACAACGTCCACGCGGACCAGTTCGACGAACGGATACGCGAAAGCTCGCCGCTGAAATTTGAAAGCGGCGTGGAGTTGTGGAAGTATTTCAGAAATGGCTAA